TTATTATTAACTGAACCAGCAGATCCTATATTAATGATAAATTTAACTTTATATTTGTTAATTAATATGTAACATGCAATACTACTAGATATTTTTCCAATCCCTGATTGTATTAAAAAAATTGTAGTATAATACAATTTATATATATGTATGTTTATCCCAGTAATAGAATTTATATGATTTGTTTTATACATAGATAATTTTTTATTTAATATATTTACTTCTTCTGGTATTGCTATAATCATTCCTATTTTCATGATATATTTTTTTTATTTTATATACTAAATGAAGAACCGCAACTACAAGTAGTATTTGCGTTTGGATTAGATACTATAAATTTTGATCCTAAGAAAGTTTCTTGATAATCAAGTATTCCTCCATTAATATATTGTAAACTAATAGAATCAACAACTATAATATGGTTTTTTTTTATAATAACATCATTTATATTAATTTTTTTATCCATTTTAAATTTGTATTGGAACCCATTACACCCTCCTCCTATAATATAAATACGAAATTTTAAATTTTTATTTTTCCCTGTGTTTATTAATTGATTAATTTTATCATTTGCTGATTTTGTAATTTTTATATTAAATTGATTGTGGTTGTTCATATTTTTATTATTTATTTAAAATTTTCGTATATTT
The sequence above is drawn from the Buchnera aphidicola (Pterocallis alni) genome and encodes:
- the erpA gene encoding iron-sulfur cluster insertion protein ErpA produces the protein MNNHNQFNIKITKSANDKINQLINTGKNKNLKFRIYIIGGGCNGFQYKFKMDKKININDVIIKKNHIIVVDSISLQYINGGILDYQETFLGSKFIVSNPNANTTCSCGSSFSI